One genomic region from Cryptococcus gattii WM276 chromosome C, complete sequence encodes:
- a CDS encoding uncharacterized protein (Similar to SGTC gene model, INSD accession EAL22179.1), with product MSIPVSSDASQRSWPQKILDKCKEQPFVPLGAGATVAALLGASYHLRKGNRTRFNQFLRFRVYAQGATVVALLIYGSQELAAREKAGVVKRKNDRIVVYPQASPPPVATESIVHSNEPSALPESLASAVDPKSKPSDAYPLRKEERMKVSEFAKRLKEAEALQKEEDASKRW from the exons ATGTCTATCCCCGTATCATCAGATGCCTCCCAGAGAAGTTGGCCCCAGAAGATCCTTGATAAGTGCAAAGAACAACCGTTTGTGCCCCTCG GTGCTGGTGCCACCGTAGCTGCTCTTCTCGGGGCCAGCTACCATCTGAGAAAAGGTAACAGAACTCGCTTCAATCAGTTTTTGAGATTCCGAGTTTA TGCTCAAGGTGCGACCGTTGTGGCGCTGTTGATCTATGGAAGTCAAGAACTCGCTGCCAGAGAAAAGGCTGGTGTTGTAAAGCGCAAGAATGACCGCA TTGTTGTCTACCCACAAGCGTCTCCTCCCCCGGTCGCTACTGAATCCATCGTGCATTCTAATGAACCCTCGGCCCTGCCAGAATCACTAGCTTCTGCGGTTGACCCTAAGTCTAAACCTTCCGATGCCTACCCTctgaggaaggaggagagaatgAAGGTGTCTGAGTTCGCGAAGAGACTGAAGGAGGCGGAAGCGCTGcaaaaagaggaagatgcATCAAAGCGCTGGTGA
- a CDS encoding cytoplasm protein, putative (Similar to TIGR gene model, INSD accession AAW42329.1): protein MSSHITQAAELIDWIVSNGGYFHPSAKLRIDESTGLSVFADDTIHPEEKLVSCPFSLAVTSELATKAVCEITGIEEGQLIWPKDLGKEGEPWNERMRIGAYLGLHWVYQERPDAEWPRSLVHKTYLASLPSASNLPTPLYFTESELQLLSGSNLLGAVEDRRVEWSAESEALRIILKEDGLTWERYLATSTYMSSRAFPSKLLDLQSDGEMIPQSTRIDGVSKPVLLPGVDIFNHARGQPILWLSSMVSTPNVPLGVPSISLVSSSICEAGSQLFNNYGAKPNEELLLGYGFVLNPNPDDIVNLRLGTASLPVPINETLQSKGLDARERFELRRNGEVDTRLLEIMRVLLGGGSEEDEVDDDDEHPLHEKEEREMQLELDVLGMLGGMLEDKLEKLRTGSKVEVVDARAEVRRMCAVYRQGQMDILNAALDKLSDRIERIEGLMDEGMGGCPCCS, encoded by the exons ATGTCATCTCACATCACACAGGCAGCAGAGCTCATTGACTGGATAGTCTCGAATGGAGGTTATTTCCATCCTTCCGCAAAGCTTCGA ATAGATGAGTCAACAGGACTGTCTGTATTCGCAGACGACACCATACACCCTGAAGAGAAATTAGTGTCCTGCCCGTTCTCCCTTGCTGTGACTTCTGAGTTGGCCACAAAGGCTGTGTGCGAGATTACAGGAATCGAGGAAGGGCAGCTGATTTGGCCTAAAGACCTTGGTAAAGAAGGTGAGCCATGGAATGAAAGGATGAGAATTGGTGCATATCTGGGCCTTCATTGGGTTTATCAGGAGAGACCTGACGC AGAATGGCCGCGATCCTTGGTGCACAAGACGTACTTGGCATCTTTACCTTCAGCTTCAAATCTACCTACACCATTGTACTTCACCGAATCAGAACTGCAGTTGTTGTCCGGTAGTAACCTTCTCGGCGCAGTAGAGGATCGCAGGGTAGAGTGGTCGGCTGAGTCAGAAGCGTTGAGGATTATTTTGAAGGAGGATGGTTTGACATG GGAGAGGTATCTGGCCACATCTACTTATATGTCATCACGAGCATTCCCATCTAAATTACTCGATCTCCAATCAGATGGTGAGATGATTCCTCAGTCGACCAGGATTGACGGGGTTTCGAAGCCTGTTCTTCTCCCCGGAGTGGATATCTTCAATC ATGCTCGTGGTCAACCCATTCTTTGGCTCTCATCAATGGTGTCCACTCCCAACGTTCCCCTAGGAGTTCCGTCAATCTCCCTTGTTTCGTCATCAATCTGTGAAGCGGGTTCACAGCTGTTCAACAATTACGGTGCAAAGCCCAATGAAGAACTTTTGCTTGGGTACGGTTTCGTACTGAACCCTAACCCTGACGATATTGTCAACCTTCGATTAGGAACCGCCTCCTTACCAGTACCCATCAATGAAACGCTACAGTCCAAAGGTCTCGATGCTAGAGAGCGATTTGAACTGAGAAGAAACGGGGAGGTTGATACGCGTTTGTTGGAAATCATGAGGGTGTTATTAGGTGGAGGAAGcgaggaagatgaagtggacgatgatgatgaacaTCCTTTGCatgaaaaggaggaaagagaaatGCAGCTTGAGCTTGATGTGCTAGGCATGCTGGGCGGGATGCTGGAGGATAAACTGGAGAAACTTAGAACGGGGAGCAAAGTTGAAGTTGTGGATGCAAGGGCGGAAGTACGGAGGATGTGCGCCGTGTATCGGCAGG GTCAAATGGACATCCTCAATGCTGCCTTGGATAAGCTTTCTGATCGTATTGAACGGATAGAAGGCTTGATGGATGAGGGTATGGGGGGGTGCCCTTGTTGTTCGTAG
- a CDS encoding uncharacterized protein (Similar to TIGR gene model, INSD accession AAW42333.1), translated as MHQNNPYLKQKPDFARLASRYPKFAPFVNISEDGYPSIDFQNPAALRELTRCLLKEDWDLDVDLREDRLCPTIPNRLDYIYHMLDLEPHLPSSSLRPLRILDVGTGATAIYPILLARLRPDSRIVATEIDESSYRHAKATLEKNNISSSSISILKSPTPDPILFPLLQSKGNCEEWDFTICNPPFFASTQEMLQGMELKDRQAHAAPTASDNELITRGGELAFITSMIRESIDIGQRCTWYTTLVGKYSSLQPLIEILRDLKIDNYFITNIKQSRTSRWILGWSHTTTRLPDSITRPYAIMENTTFAQLLPSSNTVRFHAPPTVSSATLKAKVLDVLRTVALDPSKDSPDPSQYEGETQDSILIAPRINTWSRAARRMAARQESKVEPESQREAREPPALFRCRIKYISSHATQVDGSPSLEIDWVEGRREDREAWESFCNFLLSKLGLSRKRQAETEPDGHLPKRSRSQFQGNRTRARMATKQE; from the exons ATGCATCAAAACAACCCCTACCTGAAGCAGAAGCCAGATTTCGCTCGGTTGGCTTCTCGATACCCAAAATTCGCGCCCTT CGTCAACATTTCCGAGGATGGATATCCTTCTATCGACTTTCAAAATCCAGCTGCTTTGAGGGAACTGACTAGGTGTTTGTTGAAAGAAGATTGGGATCTTGATGTAGATTTGAGAGAGGACAGGCTTTGCCCGACT ATACCCAATAG GCTAGATTATATCTATCACATGCTCGACCTCGAACCACACCTCCCTTCCTCGTCCTTGAGACCTCTGCGAATCCTTGATGT AGGAACAGGAGCCACCGCTATTTACCCTATTTTACTGGCTCGACTCCGGCCTGATTCTCGTATTGTTGCAACAG AGATCGACGAAAGTTCCTACCGCCATGCCAAGGCAACCCTTGAGAAGAATAATATATCTTCGTCTTCAATTTCCATACTGAAATCACCAACACCTGATCCAATCCTCTTTCCATTGTTGCAAAGCAAGGGCAACTGTGAGGAGTGGGACTTCACAATATGTAATCCTCCCTTTTTCGCGTCCACACAGGAAATGCTGCAAGGCATGGAACTAAAAGATAGACAAGCTCATGCA GCTCCGACCGCGTCAGACAATGAACTGATTACCAGAGGCGGGGAACTTGCTTTCATAACAAGTATGATAAGAGAAAGTATTGACATAGGACAAAGATGCAC GTGGTATACAACCTTAGTGGGAAAGTACTCGTCATTGCAGCCCCTCATAGAGATTTTGCGGGATCTCAAG ATTGATAACTACTTCATCACCAATATCAAGCAATCTCGAACTTCTCGATGGATTCTTGGCTGGTCTCACACCACGACTCGACTTCCTGAT AGCATAACAAGGCCCTACGCGATCATGGAAAATACGACATTCGCTCAGCTTTTACCATCTTCAAATACCGTACGATTCCATGCTCCGCCAACCGTATCGTCTGCGACACTGAAAGCCAAGGTGCTCGATGTCCTTCGAACAGTCGCTTTAGACCCGTCGAAAGATAGTCCGGATCCTTCACAATATGAAGGGGAGACGCAGGACTCCATATTGATCGCCCCCAGGATTAATACGTGGTCGCGGGCTGCTCGCCGAATGGCCGCAAGGCAAGAAAGCAAAGTGGAGCCGGAAAGTCAAAGGGAAGCAAGGGAACCGCCTGCCCTTTTTCGTTGTAGAATCAAGTACATTAGTAGCCACGCGACACAAGTGGATGGATCACCATCTTTAGAGATCGACTGGGTCGAAGGGAGACGAGAAGATCGAGAAGCTTGGGAAAGTTTTTGCAATTTCTTGCTAAGCAAATTAGGGCTAAGCAGGAAGCGTCAAGCAGAAACAGAACCAGATGGTCATCTCCCGAAAAGATCACGAAGTCAGTTCCAAGGGAACAGGACAAGGGCCCGCATGGCGACGAAGCAAGAGTAG